TCACTCCAAAGAAGTCCTGCAGGACCGTCTGAAGCTGATGGCCGCGCGCATCGGCAATTTTAACGTTGAAGACGACCGCAGATACGTCATTTCCATCAGCGCGGGGATTTATCAGGTTGAAGATCCGCGGCTGGATATACTGACCATGCAGGATCGGGCGTTTATCGCGCTGGAAAATGCCAAACGGCAGCGCGGCAGTTTGCTGCGCTGTGCGTATTTTAGGGAACAGGACCGGAAGCGGCTGCGGGAAGAAAAGCGGATCGAAAACCGAATGGAAGAAGCGCTCGCTTCCGGTGAATTCATCGTGTATCTCCAGCCGAAATACGATATCGGCTCCGATTCCGTTACCGGCGCCGAAGCGCTTATCCGCTGGCTCGATCCGGAGCGCGGAATGATCCGCCCCGACGAATTCATTCCGCTGTTCGAGCGGAACGGGTTCATTTTCAGCATCGATCTGTTCGTTTTCGAGCAGGTGTGCAAATTGCTGCGTTCGGAACTGGATCGGGGACTGACGCCGCATACCATATCGGTAAACCTTTCGCTCGCGTATTTGAACCGGCCCAATTTTCTGCGGTTTTTCAAGGATATCTGTCTGAAATACGATATCCCGCCGACGTATCTGGAATTGGAACTGACGGAAACGATCGTGTTTGAAAATATGGAACTGCTGATCCGCATCATTCGCGAAATGCACGAGTTCGGTTTTACCTGTTCGCTTGACGATTTTGGCAGCGGTTATTCTTCTTTGAACATGCTGAAAGCGGTGCCGGTGGACGTTCTGAAACTGGACAAGGAATTTTTTGCCGACAACGGAAACGATGATCTGCGCGGTACGTCCGTTATCGAAAGCGTGATAGAACTCGCCCGAAAACTGAAAATGAAAACGGTTTCCGAGGGCGTTGAAAAAAAATGGCAGGTCGATTTTCTGCGTCAAGTCAAATGCGACATGGTGCAGGGGTTTGTCTATTCACAGCCGGTATGTATCCGCGAATACGAACAGCTTGCGTTCGGCAGCCCGGCGGAACCGTAATATATACGTCCGGCGGGCCGCCGAAAGTGTGAGTCGTTTCAACGTTTCAAAATCGCTTCGAGCCGTTCCCTAAGCGCTGCGTACCGTTTGCGGGTACGCAGGTTCGGTTTACAGTGCTCCCGATTCGGCCGCGCCGGGAAGTCCGATATCCGTACGGAAGAACATGTCGGTAAACGTAATGCCCGCCATCGTTTCGTACGCGGCGCGCCTTGCTTGCTCAAACGTTTCGCCGTAGGCGCTGACTGCGAGCACCCGTCCGCCGGAGGTTACCAGTCCGGTTCCGTCGTTTTCCGCCGTTTTGGCTCCCGCGATGAATATTTTTACGTCCGGGGCGTTTTTCGCTTTTTCCGTTACCCTCAGCGGAAGTCCTTTTTTATAGGCGTGCGGATATCCGCCCGAAACGGCGACCGGTGCACAGACGAAGCCCGGTTTCCAGGTACACGGAAAATCTTTCAGCGTGCCGTTCGTGATAGCCCGGCACAATTCGGCAAAGTCGAAGTCCATGAGAGGCAGCACGGCCTGCGTTTCGGGATCTCCGAGACGCACGTTGTATTCGAGCAGCTTCGGCCCGTCCGCGGTAAGCATCAGTCCGAAGAAAATGAATCCCCGGTAATCCATGTTTTCCGCAATCATGCCGGCGAGCGTCGGTTTGAGTATGCGTTCGTCGAAGGCGGACATCTGTTCCGGCGTTACGTCGCTCACCGGTGCGACGGCGCCCATACCGCCCGTGTTCGGGCCTTTTGCTCCGTCGAGCAGCCGTTTGTGGTCGCGCGCCGTTACGAACGGTACAATGCACGCTTTTCCGGCTTTCGCACTTTCGGGAGTGACCGAAACGGCGGCGAGCACGGATATTTCCACTCCCTGAAGGTATTCTTCTATAACGAGTTTTTTTCCGGCGGCGCCGAGCGTTTCTTTGCCCATGAATTCATCTACGGCGTTCAGTGCGTCCGCTTCCGTGGCGGCAACTACGACACCTTTCCCGGCGGCGAGACCGTCCGCTTTGACGACGATCGGCGCACCGTGCGTTTTTATATAAGCGCGCGCCGCTTCTGCATCGGTAAACGTTTCGCTCGTGGCGCAGGCAACGCGGTGTGCGTGCATGAAC
This sequence is a window from Treponema brennaborense DSM 12168. Protein-coding genes within it:
- the purD gene encoding phosphoribosylamine--glycine ligase — its product is MKIMVIGSGGREHAICWTLAKSPSVTEIVCVPGNGGTAAESKCRNLDPAACAYLDGVSGTDIYPAIARHEGCTMAVVGPEDPLAAGVADELWNAGVPTVGPKSKGAALEASKDVAKQFMHAHRVACATSETFTDAEAARAYIKTHGAPIVVKADGLAAGKGVVVAATEADALNAVDEFMGKETLGAAGKKLVIEEYLQGVEISVLAAVSVTPESAKAGKACIVPFVTARDHKRLLDGAKGPNTGGMGAVAPVSDVTPEQMSAFDERILKPTLAGMIAENMDYRGFIFFGLMLTADGPKLLEYNVRLGDPETQAVLPLMDFDFAELCRAITNGTLKDFPCTWKPGFVCAPVAVSGGYPHAYKKGLPLRVTEKAKNAPDVKIFIAGAKTAENDGTGLVTSGGRVLAVSAYGETFEQARRAAYETMAGITFTDMFFRTDIGLPGAAESGAL